The following coding sequences are from one Nicotiana tabacum cultivar K326 chromosome 1, ASM71507v2, whole genome shotgun sequence window:
- the LOC107762633 gene encoding subtilisin-like protease SBT1.8 has translation MGAVILLYTILLLFLHSSMAAIPTKKTYIVHMKHHLKPPSFSTHHQWYKSYLQSLTSSNKNSLLYTYDIASHGFAASLYPHEVDLLRQSDSVVNVYEDTFYTLQTTRTPEFLGLDNLNSWAGRTLPELNNAAQDVIIGVLDSGIWPESKSFSDVGMSNVPSRWRGECQSAPDFDPNVRCNKKLIGAQYFVKGCKASSSCSEEIESPRDHNGHGTHTASTAAGSIVANASLFGYAKGTARGMAPQARIASYKVCWNETCAGSDILAAFDRAIMDGVDVLSVSLSNNATTYYNDAIALGAFAAIEKGILVSCSAGNDGPRISTVVNTAPWVITVGAATLDRDFPAFVTLGNGQRLQGVSLYSGKEMENKSLSLIYPKGNNSSSNLCLRGSLDPNVVRGKVVLCDRGANDRVEKGLVVKEANGIGMILANTPETGEELVADSQLLPAVAVGRKVGDVIREYVKTESNPTVDFTFLGTVVKVKPSPVVAGFSSRGPNAIAPQILKPDVIGPGVNILAAWPENVGPTSLDVDTRKTSFNIISGTSMACPHVTGVAALIKAVHPEWSPSAIKSAIMTTAYNQDNTNSSFRDSAEDGIFSNPLAHGSGHVNPQKALSPGLVYDIRIQDHIKFLCSLDYPMDQIQAIVKRVNFTCANKFADAGQINYPSFSVLFGINSTRVVRYTREVTNVGAAESVYEVAIDAPSSVTATVKPPKLVFKKVGEKLHYTVTFVSKKGAKTGNAFGWISWENAENQVRSPVAFSWMTDLN, from the exons ATGGGAGCAGTAATTTTGTTGTACACCATTCTACTTCTCTTTCTCCACTCATCAATGGCTGCAATTCCCACCAAAAAAACCTACATTGTACACATGAAACATCACCTCAAACCTCCTTCTTTCTCTACTCACCATCAATGGTACAAATCCTATCTCCAGTCTCTCACTTCTTCAAATAAAAATTCTCTTCTCTACACTTACGACATTGCCTCTCACGGTTTTGCTGCAAGTCTTTATCCCCATGAAGTTGATTTACTCCGCCAATCTGATTCTGTCGTTAATGTCTATGAAGACACTTTTTACACCCTTCAAACAACCCGTACCCCTGAATTTCTTGGCCTCGATAATCTCAATTCATGGGCTGGACGTACTTTACCAGAATTAAATAATGCTGCTCAAGATGTTATTATTGGAGTTCTTGATAGTGGAATTTGGCCCGAGTCTAAAAGTTTTAGTGATGTGGGCATGTCTAATGTGCCGTCTAGATGGCGTGGTGAATGCCAATCGGCACCTGATTTCGACCCGAATGTGCGTTGCAATAAGAAACTTATTGGTGCTCAGTATTTTGTTAAAGGTTGTAAGGCCTCTAGCAGCTGCTCTGAGGAGATTGAATCGCCCCGGGACCATAACGGTCATGGCACTCATACTGCGAGCACAGCTGCAG GATCCATTGTGGCAAATGCTAGTCTCTTTGGCTATGCGAAAGGGACTGCACGAGGGATGGCACCACAAGCCCGTATAGCGAGCTACAAAGTGTGCTGGAATGAAACTTGTGCTGGCTCTGATATTCTTGCTGCCTTCGACCGTGCTATTATGGATGGTGTTGATGTATTGTCCGTGTCATTGTCTAATAATGCAACAACATATTACAACGATGCCATTGCTCTAGGTGCTTTCGCTGCTATTGAGAAAGGCATTCTTGTGTCGTGTTCAGCCGGGAATGATGGTCCTAGGATATCAACAGTTGTGAACACGGCTCCATGGGTAATTACTGTTGGTGCTGCAACTCTTGACCGAGACTTTCCTGCTTTTGTTACTTTGGGTAATGGCCAAAGACTTCAAGGTGTGTCGTTGTATAGTggaaaagaaatggaaaataaATCACTGAGCTTAATTTACCCAAAAGGAAACAACTCGTCTAGCAATTTGTGCTTACGTGGTTCGCTTGATCCAAATGTGGTTCGTGGAAAAGTAGTATTATGTGACCGGGGGGCTAATGATAGAGTTGAGAAGGGACTGGTAGTGAAGGAAGCAAATGGAATAGGTATGATATTAGCCAATACACCCGAAACAGGAGAGGAGTTAGTCGCGGATAGCCAATTATTGCCTGCAGTGGCTGTTGGGAGGAAGGTGGGGGATGTAATAAGAGAATATGTGAAAACAGAAAGCAATCCAACAGTTGATTTTACTTTTCTTGGGACAGTGGTGAAAGTTAAACCATCCCCAGTTGTCGCTGGATTTAGCTCAAGAGGGCCAAATGCAATTGCTCCTCAGATATTAAAGCCTGATGTCATTGGTCCTGGAGTGAATATCTTGGCAGCTTGGCCTGAAAATGTAGGGCCAACTTCACTTGATGTTGATACGCGAAAGACTTCATTCAATATCATTTCTGGCACTTCTATGGCTTGTCCTCATGTTACAGGAGTTGCTGCATTGATAAAAGCTGTACATCCAGAATGGAGTCCAAGCGCGATTAAATCAGCAATCATGACAACTGCGTACAATCAAGATAACACCAACTCCTCATTTCGTGATTCTGCAGAGGACGGTATATTTTCCAATCCATTGGCTCATGGATCAGGCCATGTAAATCCCCAGAAAGCACTCTCCCCAGGACTCGTGTACGACATTAGAATTCAGGATCATATCAAGTTCTTGTGCTCCTTGGACTACCCTATGGATCAAATACAAGCTATTGTCAAAAGAGTCAACTTCACTTGTGCAAACAAGTTTGCAGACGCTGGGCAGATCAATTACCCCTCGTTCTCGGTCTTGTTTGGGATTAACTCAACACGAGTTGTTCGTTACACTCGGGAAGTGACCAATGTTGGAGCTGCAGAGTCTGTGTATGAAGTAGCCATAGATGCTCCTTCATCTGTTACAGCGACTGTGAAGCCGCCAAAGCTTGTATTCAAGAAAGTAGGAGAAAAACTCCATTACACAGTCACATTTGTGTCCAAGAAAGGTGCTAAAACAGGGAATGCATTTGGTTGGATTTCATGGGAAAATGCTGAAAATCAAGTGAGGAGTCCAGTTGCATTTTCCTGGATGACAGACCTCAATTAG